TTGTACCAGAACCGCCGGTATATATGGAACCCTTGTCTGTGTTAAAATAAAAAAAATGGACAAAAAACAGGATAGACAAAAATTGCCGCGTAACGTCAAGGTTGTGGCGGTCACGAGTTTCCTGACCGACGTGTCGAGCGAAATGGTGATCAATACCCTGCCGCTTTTTCTGAAGAACGTGCTCGGAGTAAAAACGAGCATCATCGGCCTGATCGAAGGAGTAGCCGAGTCCGCATCCAGCTTCCTGCGGCTTTTTTCCGGGTGGTTTTCCGACTGGCTGCGGAAGAGAAAGTTGCTGGCTGTGCTCGGCTACGGGATCTCCGCCCTTTTCAAGCCGTTGTTCTATTTCGCCAATTCCTGGGGCGTGGTGGCCGCGGCCCGCTGGGGAGACCGCATCGGCAAGGGAGTGCGCACCGCACCGCGCGACGCCCTGGTCGCTGATTCCACCCCCGCCGACCAGCGCGGCTACGCTTTCGGCTTCCACCGCGCCGCCGATACGGCCGGGGCCTTCAGCGGACTGGTCATCGGTCTGGCCATTGTCTGGTTTTTTCAGAAGGGGAGCAGCGAGTTGCTGGCCGGCACGTTCCGCATCATCGTCCTGGCCAGTCTCCTGCCGGCTTTCGTCGCCGTCATCGTCCTTTGGTTGGGGGTGCGGGAGACCGCACCGGCCGGCGTGGTCGAGAGGCCCCGCTTCGGCTTCAAGTCCCTGGGCAAGGACTTTCGCTGGTTCATCGTCATTGTTGGAATTTTCGAGCTGGGCAATTCCTCGGACGCCTTCATCATTTTGCGTGCTCAGGAGCGCGGCCTTTCAATCATAGGCATATTTGCCATGCTGATCGCTTTCAATTTCGTCTATACCGTGATTTCGTTTTTTGCCGGGAAGCGTTCGGACCGGATAGGCCGACGCCGCGTGGTCATAGCCGGCTGGGCCATTTACGGCTTGGCTTACTTGGGAATGGCCTCGGCGCGCTCGGCACTTCATATCGTCATTTTGTATATTTTGTATGGCCTCTATTATGGCTTGAGCTACGGCACGGCCAAGGCGCTGGTTGCCGACCTGGTCCCGGCCGAGTCGCGGGGCATGGCCTACGGCACCTACAACGCCGTTCTCGGGCTGACCGACCTGCCCGCTTCGTTCATCGCCGGCATCCTATGGAGCGGGGTGGGCGTCTGGAAGGGATTCGGTCCCGCGGCGCCATTTTATTTCGGCGCTACTATGGCTTTCCTTGCCTTGTTGTTGTTTGTCTTCTGGAAGCCAGATCTTTCGCGGGACAGACAAACTTTATCCACCAAGATCGGTGGATAGTTTGTGCTGTCCCTCCGCCCCATTTTATTTCGGAGCGGCGATGGCTTTTCTGGCCCTGCTGTTGTTTTTCTTCTGGAAACCTGTTCCGGCCGCTATAAAAACTTGACTTGTTTGCCTGAGCTCTGTTCGAAACTCATCCCCCAACCCCCCGCGTTGCGGTGTGGCATCGCTTGATGCTTCGCAAAGACTCAGCATAGCGATGCGAACCTTCTCTTGCGAAGAGAAGGGGAGTAACAGCCTTGCCCCTCTCTTTTTGAAAGAGAGGGGTCGGGGGTGAGTTTTTTTAGATGCGGTTAAAAGTTTCTAACCCCTACATTATTTATTTCATTTCCCAAATGTGTTATCTTGATAAGCGTTTAATATTGTTGCAACTTAATCGCGGAGGTCAAGGCATGGAGGAAAAAACGGTTTGGTCGGGAACTTCTTCACAGCTGCTCAACCTGGGAGTATTCATAGTCAGCGGCATCATCTTCGCCCTGCTGCTGGTGCTCTTGATCCAGTTCTGGCAGCCGCTGGCGAAAATGGGGACAATGGCCCTGGCCCCGGCTTTCGTGATCCTACTTTCCCCCCTGGCCTTCGCCCTGGCCAGGATGCTGCTGATCAAGGCCGTCCGCTACGAGATCACCAGCGAACGGATAAAGATCACCACCGGGATATTCTCCAAGCAGACCAATACCATGGAGCTCTACCGCGTCAAGGATTACTCCCTGAAGGAGCCTTTCTTTTACCGTTTTTTACATATGGGCAACATTGTCATCATGACGTCCGACCATACCACGCCGCAGATCATCATGAGGGCCATCCGTTCGGCCAGGCAACTCATGGACGAGATCCGCACCCATGTGGAGATGCGCCGCGACATCAAAAAGGTCCGCGAAGTCGATTTCGACCCGGTGGGTAACTCGGGGGCCGGCCCTTCCTGATGGCCGTTTCGGGCGGCTGCCCGGCGCTTCATCCAGCCCATGGCCAGGTCAATGAACCGTGAATCCCGCCACCGGCTGCCTGCCGGTTTGCGCGTTAGCCTGCTGAAAATGCAGGGGTCGGCCGCCGCCGGCCGCGGCCCGGCGCGGGAATTCCATATTTCGCGCGCCTGCCGCAACCTGTACCATTTCAACCAGGCTTTCTTCACCCTGCACGGTAACGTCATTCTGCCCGATTTCACCGCCACGCGGATGTTTGCGCAGCGCTTGAATGAAAAAAGACTGGCCCTCCATGTTCCGGAAAAAGTAATTAAAGCCGGATCGTTGAACGCCATGGGGCTGATCGACGAGATCCTCCATTTCGTGGTCGGGCTTTACATCGAACAGGTCCAGCCGCAGGTTTTCAAGAAGGCGTTGCTGGAGATGGACAAGGAGGTCGGCAGCGCCGCGCTCAAAAAAACGCTGCTCCGTTTTTGCGAGGATTTCCCGGCCCTTCCCGTCTATTCGGAGCTTGTGCAGGCCCAGGAATACCTGCTGAGTACCAGCCACAGCACCGAGCACCGCGAGATCGTGCTCGAAGAGATGCTCCTGCTCTGGCTGGCGAACGTCAACCCGGCCTTCGCCCCGTTCCGGGAGTTGTTTGACGACAGCACCCTGAAAAGGGACACGGCCTATAACCATGTTCTTGCCATCCAGGACGAGTTCTTCCAGCGCCAGCCGCCCTTCGGCCCCGACAAGCAGAAGCTGGTCGACATGCTGAGCAGCCCGGCCCTGGCCTATCCCGATTCGCTTTCCGGGCAATTGCGCTACATGCAGGAAAAATGGGGGCTGCTGCTGGGCAAATTTTCGGCGCGTTTCCTGGCCAACCTCGATGTGATGCGCGAGGAGGAAAAGACCTTTCTCCCGGGGCCGGGCCCAGCCACGGTGTTCAGCGCCGGCGATCAGGGACCGGACCACGGGGAGAGCGAACGGTTTTCCGTTGACCGCGATTGGATGCCCAACCTGGTGCTGATGGCCAAGTCGGTTTATGTCTGGCTCGATCAGCTGGGCAAGAAGTACGGTCGGCCCATCACCAGTCTGGACGGGATCCCGGATGAAGAATTGGATACGCTCGCCCGCTGGGGCTTCAACGGCCTCTGGCTGATCGGCATCTGGGAGCGCAGCCCGGCCTCGCGCCGCATCAAGCAGAAATGTGGCAACCCCGAAGCCCTGGCCTCGGCCTACTCGCTCTTCCGCTACGAGGTCGCCGCCGACCTGGGGGGAGAGGCCGCCCTGCAGAACCTGAAAGCCCGGGCCGCGGCTAGGGGCATCCGGCTGGCGACCGACATGGTCCCCAACCACATGGGCATCGACTCGCCCTGGGTGTGCGAACATCCGGAGTGGTTTGTCTCCCTGGAACAAAGCCCTTTTCCGAGCTATTCCTTCAGCGGCGAGGACATTTCCAGCGACCCGCGCGTGGCCATATACCTTGAAGATCATTATTACGATCGCAGTGACGCGGCCGTGGTGTTCAAATGGGTCGAGCGCCGGAGCGGGACGGCGCACTACATTTACCACGGCAACGACGGGACGCGCATGCCCTGGAACGATACGGCGCAATTGAACTACCTGCACCACAAGGTGCGTGAAACGGTCATGCAGACCATACTGGCCGTGGCGCGAAAATTCCCCATCATCCGTTTCGATGCCGCCATGACCCTGACCCGGCGTCATTACCAGCGGCTCTGGTACCCGCTGCCCGGCAGCGGCGGCGACATTCCCTCCCGCTCGGGGCAGGGCATGACCCAGGAGCAGTTCGATCGCAGCATGCCGAACGAATTTTGGCGCGAGGTTGTCGACCGGGTGGCCCGCGAGGTCCCGGACACCCTGCTGCTGGCCGAAGCGTTCTGGCTGATGGAATCTTATTTCGTGCGCAGCCTCGGCATGCACCGGGTCTACAACAGTGCCTTCATGCACTTTCTCAAGGACGAGGACAACGGCAAGTTCCGCACGTCGTTGAAGAACGTTCTGGAATTCAACCCGGAGATACTCAAGCGTTTCGTCAATTTCATGAACAATCCCGACGAGGAAACGGCGCTGGCCCAGTTCGGAAACGGCGACAAGTATTTCGGGGCCTGCACCCTGCTGGCCACCCTGCCCGGGCTGCCCATGTTCGGCCATGGCCAGATCGAGGGTTTCGCCGAAAAGTACGGCATGGAGTATCGCAAAGCCTACCGCGACGAGCGCCCGAACCGGGATCTGATCCGCCGCCACGAGCAGCAGATTTTTCCCCTGCTGCAGAAAAGACCGCTGTTTTCCGGGATGAGCCATTTCCTGCTGTACGATTTTTTCACCGCCGGCGGCACGGTGGACGAAAACGTGATCGCGTTCTCCAATCGCCACCAGGGCGAGCGCGGCCTGGTCGTTTATCACAACTGCTTCGGGCAGACGGCCGGAACCATCCGCATGTCGGCGGCATTCGTCCAGGAAATGGAGAATTCCGGCAAACGCTCGCTGGTGCAGAAAAGCGTCGCCCAGGGGTTGAGTCTGCCGGAAGGACAGAACCAGTTCGTGGTTTTCCGCGACCTGGTCAGCCAGTTGAAGTACATCCGCAATTGCCGCCAACTGCATGCCGAGGGGTTGGCCCTCGAATTGCGCTCGTATCAAACCCATGTATTCGTCGATTTCAGGGAGATGGCCGACGATGCCGGCAACAACCTTGCCCGGCTGGCCGATTACCTGCAAGGGCGCGGCACCGACAGCCTGGAGAGGTCGGGCCGGGAAATGAACTTGCGGCCGTTCCATCAGGCCTGGCGCGAGCTATTTCATCCCGATTTCCTGTCCCGGCAAGAAGAGATTTTTAACGACCGTGCTGGAAGCATGCGGGAAAACGCATTGTGGCAGGAACTCGAGGAAAAAATAGGCCGATTGTCCTCGCTGGCCGGTGAAGTCGGCCGGGAAGGGAAAGGCGACCCCAAAGCGGCGGAAAAAATCCTTGAAGAGCTGCTGATATGGAGAGCGCTTCTGGGCGCTCAACCCGGCCGCCCGCAGCGTCGGGCGGGCACGGATGCGATGGCGGAGCAGTACCTGCAAGAGTATTTTCAGGCAAGGCCGGAAATGGAACGGCTTTTTGAGCTGGTGCTGCTATTGCGGGTCCTGACCGGCGTGGAAAGCGACCAGCCGGCGGATCGACGCGCCTTGGCAGGCGAATGGATGCTGGACAGGGTTTTGGACGATATCCTGCTCGGCTGGAATTTCTCGGCCAGCGCCGGCGAGAATGCGCGCTGGATGATCCGCATGGCCTACAGCTTTAAAAGCGCGATCGCCGCCTACGGCAACGATGTGCTGCGAGGCGGGGAGGGGATCGCCGCTGCCACCGGCAGGCTGATGGAAACTCTGGTCCGCGATGAAGACGTGCGCTGGTTGCTGCAGCTGCACCGCTACCAGAATGCAGAATACTTTAACCAGGAAGCGTTCGCCAATTTCAACTCCTGGCTGACGATGCTCATCATGTGGGACCTGAAGCGGAGCGGGAAGAATGTCAGCGCGGTCGGGAGCGATTCGGCGAGCGAAATAGTGAACGTCATGAATTTCCTGCCGGTCCTGGCCGCGAAGGCCGGCTACAGGCTGGAGCGCTTCTTGCTGCAATTGTTTTCCCTGGACAAGGAATAAAAAAAGATTCGGCTATTGACAACGGCAAAATCACAATTATAATAAAGGTGAGTGAATGTTCACTATTTGGAGTTTGCATGAAAAAAAGGTTTGACTCGTTCCTAGAAAAAAGAAAACTGGATATCGTCACCGCCGTCCTTAAACTGGTGGACCGCGTTGGCGTCGCCGGCGTGACCACCAAGCGCATCGCCCTTGAAGTCGGCGTCGTGGAGGGGGCACTCTACAAGCACTTCAATTCAAAAAACGAGATTTTTCACCGCTTGCTGGAAATCGCCGAAATGCAGGTCAATGACAAATTCAAGGAAATGGAAGCCCGAGCTCTCGGCCCGGAAGAAAAATTGCGCGAATGGTTTCATTTTGTCATTGCCTATCTTGAGGATTTCCCCGGCATCTACCGCATCCTATTCAGCGACGCTTTGTATAACGAGGACAAGGAGTTGTTCGAAAAGTTCAAATCGATCACCTGGAATCTCAAGGATCGACTGGAGGAGATGATTCGCGCCGGCAAGAAGCAAAAGATCTTCAAGCCAGACGTGAATAACGAGATTTCGGCCATCATCTATCTGGGCATGGTCCACACGTCGTTCACCTTGTGGAATGTGTTCGAAGAGCGCACGCAAAGCCTGCATGATATATCCAAGCCTTTATTCGCGGAGTTCATGAAATCATTGTTGCTGGAGAAGGAGGTTGTCCAATGATCGAACGTTGGTCGCGCTGGGTGGTGTGCCACCGCGCCTGGGTGATCGGGCTCAGCATCGTCCTGACCGTGGTGGCGCTGGGGGGCATGCGCCGGCTGTATTTCTCGAACCGGCTGATGGACTGGCTGCCCAAGGACGATCCGCAGATCGCCCGCCATATCGAGGTTTCGGAGAAATTCTCGGTCAACAACATGGTCCTCATCCTGGTCAAGCCGAACAACGGGGTCTTCCGGGCCGGTTTCCTGCAGAAGGTGAAGGACCTGACCGAACGGCTGAAGGAGACCCCGGGCATCGCCATGGTGACCTCGATGGGCAACGCCGCCGACATCCGCAAGATCCCCGGCGGCATCGAGGTGGCCAACCTGCTGGATCGGATCCCGGACACCTCTCAAAAAATGAACGAACTGCGCCATAAGGTCCTGAGCAAGGACATTTTTCGCAACCGGGTCGTCTCGGGGGACGGGAAGTGGCTGGCCCTTTCGGCCTACATCGCCTCCGACAGCGACCAGATCAAGGTGGTTGCCGACACCGTCATTCCCGAGAGCAGGAAGGCTTTCGCCGGCGAAGGCGAGTGCTTCTTCACCGGCATGCCGGCCGAAACCTATTTCATCAACCAGTTCGTCGGCCGCGACCTGGCCACTCTGGTGCCGGTCGCCCTGCTCCTGATCCTGGGCATCCTCTTCTTCAGCTTCCGCTCCTGGCAGGGGGTCGTTTTCCCGATGCTGGTTGTCGTCGTCTCGACAATCTGGCTCTTCGGGTTGATCGGCTTCCTGGGCAGCCCGCTGACCATCGTCTCGCCAGTGGTGCCGGTGGTGATCATCGCCCTGGGTTCGGCCTACGGCATCCACGTGCTCAACCGGCTGATCATCCAGGTGGGCGACGGCCAGCCGAACAAAAATGAGAGCATCATTCTGGGCACGCGCATCATCTTCGTGCCGCTGTTTTTGGCCGGCGTCACCGACATCATCGGTTTTTTGACCTTCAATGGCGCACGCTTGGGCTTGATCGCCGAATTCGGCCTGTTCACCGCGATCGGGCTGCTCATGGCCATGGTCGTCGCCCTGGCGCTGGTGCCGGCCCTGGCCACCTTCACCAATTTCAGCCGCATGCAGCGCGAGCGCGAGGAACACAGCTTGGTCAAGGTCCTCTCTCGTTGGGGCGATTATGTCATCCACCACCGCCGCTTGCTGCTGTGGGCCTGCCTGGCGGCGACCGTCGGCTTCGCCTTCGCCCTGACCCTGCTTAAGCAGGAGGTGTCGTTCGCCAAGTTCTATCCCTCCTCCTCGCTGCCGCGCCGTTCACTGGAGGCGGCCAACGCCCATTTCGACGGCGCTTACCCGCTGTCCATTTCCATGACGACCGACCGGGTTCGCTCGCCGGAAAACCTCAGGGTATTGCGCCGTTTGCAGAATTTCATGTACTCCCTGCCCGGGACCAGCCAGCCGTTCGCCATCACCGATTTCATCCAGGAGATGAACTGGCAGCTGAACGACCGCTACGCCATCCCGGACCGCAGCAACGCCGTGGGCAATTTGTGGTTCTTCGTCGAAGGCCGCGACGAGTTGAACCAGCTCCTGAGCGCCGACGACCGCGAGGCGGTGATCTTCGCCAAGATGTCCAACCCGTTCACCGCCTTCAACAAGGAGCTGTACCGGAAAACCAAGAATTTCCTCGACCATGAATTGCAAAATGGATACGTCAGCTACGAACGGCGCGCCCTGGCGCCCGAGCAGCAAAAGGAATTGCACGCCGCCCAGGCCGCCTGCTTAAGCCAGGAGCTCGCCTGGCTGGCGCAGCGCTATGTCCCCGGCCATGCCGGCCGCGCTGCGATCGAAAGTGTCCTGGCGCGCGACGATGAATGGCGGGAACTGCCGTTCGCGGCTATCCGCGAGGCCTCTCGCGCCGTGCTTTGGGATTATATTGACGCTCACGATTTCGAATTCGAGCTTTCACCCGTCCAGAAGCAGCGCTTCATGGCCGCACTCATGGCCGCGCTTGAGACTGGCCCCGGCAAGGAGAAGCTGCTGGAGCTCATGCCGGGATGGCTGCCAGGCGGCATCTATGACGCCCAGGTCGCCGACGATCTGGCCGAGACTGTGCTTTACAAAGTAGATGAGGTTGGCCAGATGCAGCGGGTGGATACGTTGTGGCAAAACCTGGCGCCGCTGTTCGCCACCTCCGACCCCAACTTCGAGAAGAAGGCGCGGTCGATCCTTTATGATTTGGTTGGCGGCCTCGTTGTCCTGCCCAGCGGGTTGTCTTCTCTGCCAGGGACGAAAGTGCCGGTCCGGCGCCTCGACCAGACCGGCTACCCGCTGCTGCTGAGCAAGATGGACCATTTCCTTTTCACTTCGCTGCTGCAGTCGATCCTGCTGTGCTATATCCTCACCCTGGTGCTGATGACGCTCATGCGCCGCAGCTTGCCGCTGGGAATCATCTCCACCCTGCCCGTCATCTTCACCAGCGTGGTGATGTTCGGGCTGCTGGCGCTCATCGGCGTTCCCCTGGACTACGCCACCATGATGATCGGCGGCGTCTCCATCGGTGTGGGCATCGACTACGCCATCCATTTCATCCACGGCTACATCGGTGAGCGCGACGCCGGCTATCCGGCCGACGAGGCGATCCGCCGCGCTTTCCTGGACAAGGGCAAGGCCATCCTGACCAACGCCCTGTCGGTCATGGCCGGTTTCGCCGTGCTGCTTCTCTCCTCGCTGATTCCCTTGCGCAACTTCGCCTGGGCCATGGTCTGCTCGATGTTCCTGGCCGCGTTGGCGGCGCTGACGCTGCTCCCGGCCTCCCTGCTGTATTTCAACCCGAAAATTAAAAAATAAACGGAGGAAACCATGAAAAATTTCAAAAAGATCATCTGGCTTCTTGTCCCCGCCCTGCTTCTGGCAGTTCTTCTTCCTGCTGCAGACGCAGCGGCGGTGCTGAAAGCCATGGAGGAAAATACCAGAGGCGTCAACGCCCCGCGCGACCTGGAGTCTGACATGGTCATGACCATCCAGGAAGGGAACAGCGTCCGCGTGCGCGAGATCCGCGCCTGGACCCGCACCGTCGTCGGCAAGGATGACCTGCGCGTGCTCAAGTTCCTCAGTCCGGCCGACGTCAAGGACATCGGCTTCCTGGTGCTGGATGAGGATTCCATGTACATTTATCTCCCCGAGTTCCACCGCACCCGGCGCATTGCCTCGTCGAACAAGAAGGATCCCTTCATGGGTTCCGACTTTTCCTACGAGGACATGGGAACGTCGGCCCTTAGCAAATACTATGACCCGAAAATGCTCAAGGAGAGCGAAACGGAGTGGCAGTTGGAGCTGCTGCGCAAAGCGGACGCCGACAAGCCGTACGCGCGCATCGTCCTGACCGTCAGCAAGGCCAGCACCATGCCCGCGCGCATGGAGCTGTACGACGCAGCGGGGAGCCTGGGCAAGGTGGCCGAGGAGACCTCGCAAGCAGTGGGGAAGTATCGGGTCATGGCGAGCATCAAGATGACCAACGTCAAAAAAAAGACGTCGACAGTTCTGGAAATGAAGAACATCAAGGCCGACCAGGGGCTCAATAGCGAGATCTTTTCCGAGCGCTTCCTTAAAAAAAGGGGGAGCTGAGCGAAAGGAGGGTATCCGTATGAAACGCATCACCTATGTTCTGTCTGGGCTGTTGCTGGCCGCCGCGCTGCTGCCGGCAACGGCCAAGATCGATTTTTCGGGGCGGGTCAAGCTCTTCGCCTCGGCATTCCTGGATGACAACCCCAAGGGGCAATTCTTCAGTCACGGGGCCCTTGATTTCGCCAGCAAGCGCCTGGAGCTGCGGTTGAAGTTCGCCGGCGACCTCTCCGATCGCGTCTCATACCAGGCGCGTTTCGACGCCTACGCCTATCCTGGTGACCTGCTCAGCGGCGGCAACTTTCCCGAGGCCGGCATCCTGGGCTCGGCACTGAGCAGCGAGTATTTCGAGCTGAACCTCTACGAGGCAAGCGTCAAGGTGGTCGATTTCCTCCTGCCGCACCTCGACCTGACCTTCGGCAAGCAGCGCATCCAATGGGGAACGGCCGACAAGATGAACGTGGTCGACAACCTGAACCCGGTCGATTTCGCCAATTTTTTCACCTTTGACCCCGATTATTTCGCCGAGCGCCGGCCGCAGACGGCGGTGAACCTGGAATACTACCTGGGCAACAACGGCAAGCTCCAGCTGGTCTGGCTGTTGCAGAACCCGCTCTCGCCGTTCCCATTCGGCTACGGGACCACACTGGCCAAGCTGAGCGGCCTGGAGAACATCAGCGCGCAGAAATACTGGGGGCAAGGACTGGAGCAGACCGCCTTCGGTGTGCGGCTGTCCAGGACGGTCTGGAACATCGATTTCGCCCTCTCTTTTTATAACGGCAATTCCTCCCTGCCGGTGCTCAAGGGGCTCGATCTTTGCCCGCCGGCGACGGGCACCTTCTACTACCCCCGTTTGCAGGTGGCCGGGTTCGACTGCGCCGGCGAGTTCAAGGGGATCGGCTTCTGGGGCGAGGCGGCGCTGGTCGCGCCGGAGAACGTCACCGGCAGCTTGCGCGTCCCGCTGGTCATTGCCGGGCAGCCCGTCGTCATCGAGAACAGCTTCCGGTTGCTTGAAAAGAATTATTGGAAGTACGTGATGGGACTGGACTACAATTTCGGCGGCGGCTTCTACGCCAACCTGCAGTTTTTGCACGGCTTCTTCGACGAGTTCGCCTTCAGCGCCGATGCCGAAAAGTATCTCGGGCTGGGGCAGGGGAGGTTTTTCGGCGCGCTGGCCGACTACCTGTTCGGACGCCTGGAATACAAATCGGGGAATGAAAAGCTCAAGCTGAAGGCCAGCGGCCTATTGGAGATGAACGCGGCCGGGACGGCCTTCGCGCTGCTCCCGGAGGCGGAGTTCCGCATCGCCGACGCC
The nucleotide sequence above comes from Candidatus Aminicenantes bacterium. Encoded proteins:
- a CDS encoding outer membrane lipoprotein-sorting protein; the encoded protein is MKNFKKIIWLLVPALLLAVLLPAADAAAVLKAMEENTRGVNAPRDLESDMVMTIQEGNSVRVREIRAWTRTVVGKDDLRVLKFLSPADVKDIGFLVLDEDSMYIYLPEFHRTRRIASSNKKDPFMGSDFSYEDMGTSALSKYYDPKMLKESETEWQLELLRKADADKPYARIVLTVSKASTMPARMELYDAAGSLGKVAEETSQAVGKYRVMASIKMTNVKKKTSTVLEMKNIKADQGLNSEIFSERFLKKRGS
- a CDS encoding MMPL family transporter codes for the protein MIERWSRWVVCHRAWVIGLSIVLTVVALGGMRRLYFSNRLMDWLPKDDPQIARHIEVSEKFSVNNMVLILVKPNNGVFRAGFLQKVKDLTERLKETPGIAMVTSMGNAADIRKIPGGIEVANLLDRIPDTSQKMNELRHKVLSKDIFRNRVVSGDGKWLALSAYIASDSDQIKVVADTVIPESRKAFAGEGECFFTGMPAETYFINQFVGRDLATLVPVALLLILGILFFSFRSWQGVVFPMLVVVVSTIWLFGLIGFLGSPLTIVSPVVPVVIIALGSAYGIHVLNRLIIQVGDGQPNKNESIILGTRIIFVPLFLAGVTDIIGFLTFNGARLGLIAEFGLFTAIGLLMAMVVALALVPALATFTNFSRMQREREEHSLVKVLSRWGDYVIHHRRLLLWACLAATVGFAFALTLLKQEVSFAKFYPSSSLPRRSLEAANAHFDGAYPLSISMTTDRVRSPENLRVLRRLQNFMYSLPGTSQPFAITDFIQEMNWQLNDRYAIPDRSNAVGNLWFFVEGRDELNQLLSADDREAVIFAKMSNPFTAFNKELYRKTKNFLDHELQNGYVSYERRALAPEQQKELHAAQAACLSQELAWLAQRYVPGHAGRAAIESVLARDDEWRELPFAAIREASRAVLWDYIDAHDFEFELSPVQKQRFMAALMAALETGPGKEKLLELMPGWLPGGIYDAQVADDLAETVLYKVDEVGQMQRVDTLWQNLAPLFATSDPNFEKKARSILYDLVGGLVVLPSGLSSLPGTKVPVRRLDQTGYPLLLSKMDHFLFTSLLQSILLCYILTLVLMTLMRRSLPLGIISTLPVIFTSVVMFGLLALIGVPLDYATMMIGGVSIGVGIDYAIHFIHGYIGERDAGYPADEAIRRAFLDKGKAILTNALSVMAGFAVLLLSSLIPLRNFAWAMVCSMFLAALAALTLLPASLLYFNPKIKK
- a CDS encoding MFS transporter; protein product: MDKKQDRQKLPRNVKVVAVTSFLTDVSSEMVINTLPLFLKNVLGVKTSIIGLIEGVAESASSFLRLFSGWFSDWLRKRKLLAVLGYGISALFKPLFYFANSWGVVAAARWGDRIGKGVRTAPRDALVADSTPADQRGYAFGFHRAADTAGAFSGLVIGLAIVWFFQKGSSELLAGTFRIIVLASLLPAFVAVIVLWLGVRETAPAGVVERPRFGFKSLGKDFRWFIVIVGIFELGNSSDAFIILRAQERGLSIIGIFAMLIAFNFVYTVISFFAGKRSDRIGRRRVVIAGWAIYGLAYLGMASARSALHIVILYILYGLYYGLSYGTAKALVADLVPAESRGMAYGTYNAVLGLTDLPASFIAGILWSGVGVWKGFGPAAPFYFGATMAFLALLLFVFWKPDLSRDRQTLSTKIGG
- a CDS encoding alpha-amylase family glycosyl hydrolase; this translates as MNRESRHRLPAGLRVSLLKMQGSAAAGRGPAREFHISRACRNLYHFNQAFFTLHGNVILPDFTATRMFAQRLNEKRLALHVPEKVIKAGSLNAMGLIDEILHFVVGLYIEQVQPQVFKKALLEMDKEVGSAALKKTLLRFCEDFPALPVYSELVQAQEYLLSTSHSTEHREIVLEEMLLLWLANVNPAFAPFRELFDDSTLKRDTAYNHVLAIQDEFFQRQPPFGPDKQKLVDMLSSPALAYPDSLSGQLRYMQEKWGLLLGKFSARFLANLDVMREEEKTFLPGPGPATVFSAGDQGPDHGESERFSVDRDWMPNLVLMAKSVYVWLDQLGKKYGRPITSLDGIPDEELDTLARWGFNGLWLIGIWERSPASRRIKQKCGNPEALASAYSLFRYEVAADLGGEAALQNLKARAAARGIRLATDMVPNHMGIDSPWVCEHPEWFVSLEQSPFPSYSFSGEDISSDPRVAIYLEDHYYDRSDAAVVFKWVERRSGTAHYIYHGNDGTRMPWNDTAQLNYLHHKVRETVMQTILAVARKFPIIRFDAAMTLTRRHYQRLWYPLPGSGGDIPSRSGQGMTQEQFDRSMPNEFWREVVDRVAREVPDTLLLAEAFWLMESYFVRSLGMHRVYNSAFMHFLKDEDNGKFRTSLKNVLEFNPEILKRFVNFMNNPDEETALAQFGNGDKYFGACTLLATLPGLPMFGHGQIEGFAEKYGMEYRKAYRDERPNRDLIRRHEQQIFPLLQKRPLFSGMSHFLLYDFFTAGGTVDENVIAFSNRHQGERGLVVYHNCFGQTAGTIRMSAAFVQEMENSGKRSLVQKSVAQGLSLPEGQNQFVVFRDLVSQLKYIRNCRQLHAEGLALELRSYQTHVFVDFREMADDAGNNLARLADYLQGRGTDSLERSGREMNLRPFHQAWRELFHPDFLSRQEEIFNDRAGSMRENALWQELEEKIGRLSSLAGEVGREGKGDPKAAEKILEELLIWRALLGAQPGRPQRRAGTDAMAEQYLQEYFQARPEMERLFELVLLLRVLTGVESDQPADRRALAGEWMLDRVLDDILLGWNFSASAGENARWMIRMAYSFKSAIAAYGNDVLRGGEGIAAATGRLMETLVRDEDVRWLLQLHRYQNAEYFNQEAFANFNSWLTMLIMWDLKRSGKNVSAVGSDSASEIVNVMNFLPVLAAKAGYRLERFLLQLFSLDKE
- a CDS encoding TetR/AcrR family transcriptional regulator, which translates into the protein MKKRFDSFLEKRKLDIVTAVLKLVDRVGVAGVTTKRIALEVGVVEGALYKHFNSKNEIFHRLLEIAEMQVNDKFKEMEARALGPEEKLREWFHFVIAYLEDFPGIYRILFSDALYNEDKELFEKFKSITWNLKDRLEEMIRAGKKQKIFKPDVNNEISAIIYLGMVHTSFTLWNVFEERTQSLHDISKPLFAEFMKSLLLEKEVVQ
- a CDS encoding PH domain-containing protein, yielding MEEKTVWSGTSSQLLNLGVFIVSGIIFALLLVLLIQFWQPLAKMGTMALAPAFVILLSPLAFALARMLLIKAVRYEITSERIKITTGIFSKQTNTMELYRVKDYSLKEPFFYRFLHMGNIVIMTSDHTTPQIIMRAIRSARQLMDEIRTHVEMRRDIKKVREVDFDPVGNSGAGPS